A region of Plasmodium falciparum 3D7 genome assembly, chromosome: 12 DNA encodes the following proteins:
- a CDS encoding ubiquitin-conjugating enzyme E2, translated as MALKRITKELQDLNKDPPTNCSAGPIGDDLFFWQATIMGPGDSPYENGVYFLNIKFPPDYPFKPPKIIFTTKIYHPNINTAGAICLDILKDQWSPALTISKVLLSISSLLTDPNADDPLVPEIAHVYKTDRTKYHQTAKAWTQKYAQ; from the exons ATGGCACTTAAAAGAATAACAAaa gaATTACAAGATTTGAATAAAGATCCCCCTACAAATTGTTCAGCGGGTCCTATTGGTGacgatttatttttttggcAAGCAACAATAATGGGACCAGGAGATAG tccATATGAAAATGgagtttattttttgaatatcaAATTTCCTCCAGACTATCCCTTTAAACCACCAAAA ATAATTTTTACAACCAAGATATATCAcccaaatataaatacagcAGGAGCAATATGTCttgatattttaaaagatcaATGGAGTCCAGCATTAACCATATCAAAAGTTTTACTTTCAATATCCTCTTTACTAACAGACCCCAACGCAg atGACCCCTTAGTTCCAGAAATAGCTCATGTATATAAAACTGACCGAACGAAATATCACCAAACTGCCAAAGCTTGGACACAAAAATATGcacaataa
- a CDS encoding nucleosome assembly protein gives MAANEGNQPIPPEEEKEISSLLESIKIDDDKMTDLTEEQKETLKKLKLYQKEYYDYESKFEYELFLLRQKYHDLYGPIYDKRREALVGNGEAKIGTPNLPEFWLRALRNNNTVSHVIEDHDEEILVYLNDIRCDYIKKNKEKKEGFILSFYFATNPFFSNSVLTKTYHMKCVDCDNEPVLLHTEATVIDWYDNKNILKKNVVKKQHNKNSREVKTVQQTVNRDSFFHFFTSHKVPNSNVIKQLSKHEVAQLEMIIEGDYEVALTIKERIIPYAVDYYLGIIIESESNSIVSDVDSSYSSSENNSNYNSYESNNSAYNDENSNVDTNEYDDNEEEEEGAKSNEDPLTS, from the exons ATGGCAGCTAATGAAGGAAATCAA CCAATTCCACCTGAAgaagaaaaggaaatatcATCACTTTTAGAGAGCATTAAAATTG ACGATGATAAAATGACCGATTTGACTGAAGAACAAAAGGAAACGTTAAAGAAGTTGAAACTTTATCAGAAAGAGTACTACGATTACGAATCTAAATTTGAATATGAGTTATTTTTGTTAAGGCAGAAATATCACGATTTATATGGTCCTATTTATGACAAGAGAAGAGAAGCTTTAGTAGGTAATGGTGAAGCAAAGATTGGTACACCTAATTTGCCAGAGTTTTGGTTAAGAGCATTAAGGAATAATAACACAGTGAGTCATGTTATTGAAGATCATGATGAAGAGATATTAGTATATTTGAATGATATAAGATgtgattatattaaaaagaataaagaaaagaaggaaggttttattttatcattttattttgcAACAAATCCTTTTTTTAGTAATTCTGTATTAACAAAAACATATCATATGAAATGTGTCGATTGTGATAACGAGCCAGTGTTATTACATACAGAAGCAACAGTAATTGATTGGTATGATAACAAAAacatattaaagaaaaatgtgGTGAAAAAGCAACACAATAAAAATTCGAGAGAAGTAAAAACTGTTCAACAAACAGTTAATAGGGATAGTTTCTTTCACTTTTTTACAAGCCATAAGGTACCTAATTCAAATGTAATTAAACAATTAAGCAAACATGAAGTTGCTCAATTAGAAATGATAATAGAAGGAGACTATGAAGTTGCCTTAACGATTAAGGAAAGAATTATACCCTATGCAGTTGACTATTATCTTGGTATTATTATCGAGAGTGAAAGCAATAGTATTGTTAGTGATGTCGACAGTAGTTATAGTAGTAGTGAAAATAATAGTAACTATAATAGTTATGAAAGTAATAATAGTGCATACAATGATGAAAATAGTAATGTCGATACAAATGAATATGACgataatgaagaagaagaggAAGGAGCAAAGAGCAATGAGGATCCTCTTACTTcttaa
- a CDS encoding threonylcarbamoyl-AMP synthase, putative yields MALIIKGNEIFENEDLRKKLKEHIEGDKLIGIPTETVYGLGGNSLSQRSLQNIFRMKNRPVSDPIISHVYNIYQAYDQLYHINIYEKYIIYILSKYFWPGPLSIIAKAKKEAPLILTAYTQFCAVRIPDNKITREIIKICNTPIAAPSANKFQHISPTNSLHVYDEFKNEDLLIFDDGQCDVGIESTVLKITKYRINHEDKNTDEVLKEKDVNVMKDIKKINNINVNNSEGNNPVEIVNDEEYECECNEELAFLRAATNSKESESNMEVYEKLKNMFDLIERMNSINNDDDNNNNDDNNNNDNNNNNNIIVDKILKYKSLYNYSIKIYRRGKYTKGDIENVLKKYDLLKDINVEMYEKIKFENLDIFKNEYPKSGIKDYRCDNINKEDDIYKTFNNEIEKNEVCPGLLLTHYSPFVSTYLLDIISCKTIEKENKGELLETNNNVCKKINLNKCVLLDIGSSLLKYDKNFLKYINICYDSLEVNERIKYITKQFFLFLRQAERLAIENKADNILISIVNIKSCDENYLSIFDRIYRAASGKMINLFIEHKDIIAYIK; encoded by the coding sequence atggcGTTAATAATTAAAGGGAATGAAATATTTGAAAATGAGGATTTaagaaagaaattaaaagaacATATAGAAGGAGATAAATTAATAGGAATACCTACCGAGACAGTTTATGGATTAGGTGGTAATTCATTAAGTCAGAGGtctttacaaaatatatttcgaATGAAAAATAGACCGGTAAGTGATCCTATAATATcacatgtatataatatatatcaagcTTATGATcaattatatcatattaatatttatgaaaaatatattatttatatattaagtaaATATTTTTGGCCAGGACCTCTTTCCATAATAGCAAAAGCAAAAAAAGAAGCTCCTTTAATATTAACTGCCTATACCCAATTTTGTGCTGTCAGAATTCCAGATAATAAGATTACAagagaaattataaaaatatgtaacaCACCTATAGCTGCTCCTTCAGCTAATAAATTTCAACACATAAGTCCTACAAATTCTTTACACGTGTATGatgaatttaaaaatgaagatcttttaatatttgatGATGGGCAATGTGATGTAGGAATCGAATCCACCGTACTTAAAATAACAAAGTATAGGATAAACCATGAGGATAAGAATACAGATGAggtattaaaagaaaaagatgtAAATGTTATgaaggatataaaaaaaataaataatataaatgtaaataattctGAAGGAAACAACCCAGTCGAAATTGTAAATGATGAAGAATATGAATGTGAATGTAACGAAGAATTAGCATTTCTACGTGCTGCTACGAATTCAAAGGAGTCCGAGAGTAATATGGAggtatatgaaaaattaaaaaatatgtttgaTTTAATTGAACGTATGAATTCAatcaataatgatgatgataataataataatgatgataataataataatgataataataataataacaatataattgttgataaaatattaaaatacaaatctttatataattattcgattaaaatatatagaagagGGAAATATACAAAAGGGGACATtgaaaatgttttaaaaaaatatgatttgttaaaagatataaatgttGAAatgtatgaaaaaataaaatttgaaAACTTGGATATCTTCAAGAATGAGTATCCCAAGTCTGGTATTAAAGATTATAGatgtgataatataaataaagaggATGATATCTACAAAACATTTAATAATGAgattgaaaaaaatgaagtatGTCCAGGACTTTTATTAACACATTATAGCCCTTTTGTATCTACATATCTTTTAGATATTATATCATGTAAAActatagaaaaagaaaacaaaggAGAATTATtagaaacaaataataatgtgtgtaaaaaaataaatcttaATAAATGTGTTTTATTAGATATAGGAAGTTCACTTTTGAAATATGATAAgaactttttaaaatatattaatatatgttatgaTAGTCTTGAAGTAAatgaaagaataaaatatataacgaaacaattttttttatttttaagacAAGCTGAACGGTTAGCTATAGAAAACAAGGCAgacaatattttaatatctattgttaatataaaaagttgtgatgaaaattatttatcaATATTTGACAGAATATATAGAGCAGCCTCTggaaaaatgataaatctGTTTATTGAACATAAGGATATAATAGcttacataaaataa
- a CDS encoding signal recognition particle subunit SRP14 → MVLLSNDVFIQELNKLCGPVEGKKKTSIWITMKRVKRNDIKTLTSNKDAGDKKNTKKVNKNDNKGNKEYMCLIRATDGKNKKISTHVYDNVISFTQNINSIIKC, encoded by the exons atggtttTATTAAGTAACGATGTATTTATTCAAGAACTTAATAAATTATGTGGACCTGTAGAAggtaaaaagaaaacatcCATATGGATAACTATGAAAAGAG tTAAAAGAAACGATATAAAAACTTTGACGAGCAACAAAGACGCCGGTGATAAAAAGAATAccaaaaaagtaaataaaaaCGATAACAAAGGAAATAAGGAATATATGTGCTTAATAAGAGCTACCGATggtaaaaacaaaaaaatatctaCACACGTTTATGATAATGTAATATCTTTTACTCAAAATATTAACAGCATTATAAAGTGTTAA
- a CDS encoding TBCC domain-containing protein, putative, whose product MEKKKKKTKNDHVHKSLENAILLSKSHRTCDDKSKNVNDKINRKNYSLFIRKEIFDHAIIYTTNRIDESNLLIYLKHFYQHFKKENVNKNISRKYLSDEIYITLNDWIRYNELIKNQENSVHANIFTINICKSLWILLSITIQSVRKKNNLKKQKTIFNTPFEDLHIHKYNHNDKKKKNENDNEMDKTDTYLREKKNKKEYIKEKKNTQNNYEHGIKNIDGIKKSDGIKNIDGIKKSDGIKNIDGIKKSDGIKNIDGIKKSDGIKNIDGIKNIDNIQTNDNNQFHVWGDDWLNEEICIELVIFFIILQFLKNDNTKKMYDKSLSEDHWPNIKESKAGALNINSVDNTNKLDNINRLDNSNKLDNINRLDSINRLDSINRLDNIHCGNKNNLNCSFINKGNLCDLFLLNGNNYKEFLRRYLLCFFCCTDLNNCVSLLNMPLYFKRYHFLLLDFIIETNNEKNVHEMYLLYNDHKILYKSKNILDWLLENICCNDLIDCIHDNDIKKVNEKLRGRESSSIYYVDFEQINKDIYEIKNIYGQNIYMNDDKNIVNIINCKECNIFFFCSIEYLKINFCKDCYIICLSVEMITTLFNCINIDIHLVTRNLKVENVIDTNIYVYTETNIIIFGDTRNIQLAPYNILNTKQKECLDKSKIIFTEKNCDLFAFPLKCKMHLLNNSFNNLINTMKAPAYFSALPMGMEKDKVNIKKEDITLQNGHNKNNDDNKNNDDNKNNDDNINNYHHHNNNNNSNIMKEKEKCQNTQKDNNHNKCISFNSNSDVKEDDISHILRDHKKNEPLYMGNKCMENTNNLSCSYTDYVYYLLNPSNFFLIEFPNNFTYNTKKDREDDTEYNMDNIYNKLSIPINNVNNMQDNINKYISKEEKSIYGCSFQNICLQPHMSNYINNNVQDNSKYNLDDKYVCLYLPEVYKNAIETQDEHIINFLNFMNSINLTKIQKQKIMKILMFKLYEYIKKSKKTYRMLNNLVQREHEGSML is encoded by the coding sequence AtggagaaaaagaaaaagaaaacaaaaaacgATCATGTACATAAATCACTTGAAAATGCCATATTGCTTAGTAAGAGTCACAGAACATGTGAtgataaaagtaaaaatgtTAATGATAAGATAAATAGAAAGAATTATAGTTTATTTAttagaaaagaaatatttgaTCATGcgataatatatacaacaaACAGAATAGATGAAAGTaacttattaatatatttaaaacatttttatcaacATTTTAAGAaggaaaatgtaaataaaaatataagtagaaaatatttaagcgatgaaatatatataacattaaaCGATTGGATTAGATATAatgaattaattaaaaatcaAGAAAATAGTGTACATGCTAATATAtttactattaatatatgtaaatctTTATGGATATTATTAAGTATAACTATACAGAGTGtgcgaaaaaaaaataatttgaaaaaacaaaaaaccaTATTTAATACTCCTTTCGAAgatttacatatacataaatataatcataatgataagaaaaaaaaaaatgaaaatgataatgaaatGGATAAAACGGACACATATCTTagggagaaaaaaaataaaaaagaatatataaaagaaaaaaaaaatactcaaaataattatgaacatGGCATCAAAAATATTGATGgcataaaaaaaagtgatggcataaaaaatattgatggcataaaaaaaagtgatggcataaaaaatattgatggcataaaaaaaagtgatggcataaaaaatattgatggcataaaaaaaagtgatggcataaaaaatattgatggcataaaaaatattgataacATCCAAACAAATGATAACAATCAGTTCCATGTTTGGGGTGACGATTGGTTAAATGAGGAGATTTGTATAGAGCtcgttatttttttcattattttacaatttttaaaaaatgataatacaaaaaagatGTATGACAAAAGTTTGAGTGAGGACCATTGGCCTAATATAAAGGAAAGTAAAGCTGGTGCATTAAATATCAACAGTGTGGATAATACCAACAAGTTGGATAATATAAACCGATTGGATAATAGCAACAAGTTGGATAATATAAACCGATTGGATAGTATAAACCGATTGGATAGTATAAACCGATTGGATAATATCCACTGTggtaataaaaacaatttaaattgctcttttattaataaaggCAACCTGTGTGATTTATTTCTATTAAATGGTAATAACTACAAAGAGTTTTTAAGAAGATATTtactttgttttttttgttgtactGATTTGAATAATTGTGTAAGTTTGTTAAATATGCCTTTATATTTCAAAcgttatcattttttacttttagattttattatagaaacgaataatgaaaagaatgtTCATGAGATgtacttattatataatgatcaCAAAATATTGTATAAAAGTAAGAACATTTTAGATTGGTTACTTGAGAATATTTGTTGTAATGATTTAATAGATTGTATAcatgataatgatataaaaaaagtgaaTGAAAAATTACGAGGAAGAGAATCTTCatcaatatattatgttgattttgaacaaataaataaagatatttatgaaattaaaaatatatatggacaaaatatttatatgaatgatgataaaaatattgtaaatataataaattgtaaagaatgtaatatattttttttttgtagtatagaatatttaaaaataaatttttgtaaagattgttatattatttgtttatcgGTAGAGATGATAACAACATTATTtaattgtattaatataGATATACATTTAGTAACTAGAAATTTAAAAGTAGAAAATGTTATagatacaaatatatatgtatatacagaaacaaatattattatatttggtGATACAAGAAATATACAACTAGCtccttataatatattaaacacaaaacaaaaagaatgTTTAGATAAAtctaaaataatttttactgAGAAAAATTGTGATTTATTTGCTTTTCCGTTAAAATGTAAAAtgcatttattaaataattcttttaataatttaataaatacaatGAAAGCTCCTGCTTATTTTTCTGCATTACCAATGGGTATGGAGAAAGATAAagtgaatataaaaaaggaggATATAACATTACAAAATggtcataataaaaataatgatgataataaaaataacgatgataataaaaataacgatgataatattaataattatcaccatcataataataataataatagtaatattatgaaggaaaaagaaaaatgtcaGAATACACAAAAAGATAATAAccataataaatgtatatcttttaatagtaatagtgaTGTAAAAGAGGATGATATATCCCATATATTAAGAgatcataaaaaaaacgaACCATTATACATGGGAAATAAATGTATggaaaatacaaataacTTGTCTTGCTCTTATACAGATTAtgtttattatcttttaaatccttctaatttttttttaattgaatTCCCCAACAATTTTACATACAATACTAAGAAGGATAGAGAAGATGATACAGAATATAACatggataatatatataataagttgAGTATACcaataaataatgtaaacaATATGCaggataatattaataaatatatatctaaagaagaaaagagtATATATGGATGTagttttcaaaatatatgtttacaaCCACATATgagtaattatataaataataatgtacaaGATAATTCGAAATATAATTTAGATGACAAATATGTGTGTCTATATTTACCAGAGGTATATAAAAACGCGATAGAAACACAAGATGAGCATATTATaaactttttaaattttatgaatAGTATAAATCTaacaaaaatacaaaaacaaaaaattatgaaaatattaatgttTAAGTTGTATGAGTATATCAAAAAGTCTAAGAAGACGTATAGGATGTTAAATAATTTGGTACAGAGGGAACACGAAGGAAGTATGTTATAA
- a CDS encoding major facilitator superfamily domain-containing protein, putative, giving the protein MQAASMEGNFHECHIQSKDSYIKSRTHTKVLLFSYFCFFVYTWYVNIVCVYPLNFSSTYFIYYFILQGLGGIFLGFFSDIYGRKICLNISFFILLIIFILSFITVKTSFFLFYQNIPSTNNNEKGLDLFFYTNTPHTQINAYHEKKKNIHNNNNNNNNNNNNNNNNNNNNNNNNNNNNGAYFNYKDVYTFLMNYKQNIKGNDEYIKSDNNIKDHPNNNYLYININNDETKDNISVENNYINNDHLDDTNNLIINNKKKKTNKKSYNKMGYSSHTNKNNNPDIHYDHNNNNNNNDNSYIYTYEDDHFVYHPNKHINYYEIYFKNKNNNNKNKSKKQKKKYYHDDIMMEANNNENLNDENYMESQISREELHQTILDIIKKTLEGINKKFILTNDNTFINFMNLCIDKNINYNNNNNNNNNNNNNNNNNNNNNNLIHMINDIYKLENNNIPIPENSHIYRTPNHNSNNLRMKKIQIITSIINNNISSIQEICINEMINIYRIFKKMNCLKTNIEYTHNNNNNNNDDDDNGEGDIYGIERCLELIHKDIIKHNNNINNHNYNNYNQDNKQTSLYYQTNMSYEKMSSPHSDEDNNMNANQKYILYFYKIIFYIITCLSGLFIKGINNILCLIITENINAKYKTKAVSLIFILESLSLIIIRSLFYFNHFINIFLLYKINLAVCFFLNLLNIFILNKYCDKLSIPILQIQKKILQNFYTNNNWKSMEYFHADISQISSYKQKNLSQEENKNSNMSLLLSSMENKNITSMDKVNDSHGYKNKQDIQNDGNNQNNQNNQNNQNNQNNQNNQNNQNNQNNQNNQNNQNNQNNDSHNNHYNHEKDLKLDINHRHNSNQNSNPDYSHDDNYSDSSDDDEDDDDQQKEQKDEKQEENEPRYNLEKTKSYKKQKKRNKKKNKNKNKKKKKNSSDDYMKDLSFDELLENNFQKSKKKNMNESEKKLCANTCINYNHILNCNIIKDSEEDLFMEKIKDSKEFIEYKQYLKNNNIFKIYIKWLYYTLYAHKYLIISLCILNFLFNFLYISFFIIYNIFIYDIKSSQNFYKMNDSFIILNSIILIFYIFLYFYLHRIILKILNLFGYLLITFVSFSLILFLYSTSYFHISLYDNTYIIYTIIFYLFLFIPNVSLFLFSINYFHTIHKGLLLGVFTFIGNLGFVSYTLFRFIIQEQNMTLYNLIFSCVICIISCIFIILFIPQINSCIDFHIVDHSYFNHFLLYGYNKKKVSPLFTSLTFPCEISHT; this is encoded by the coding sequence atgcaaGCCGCAAGTATGGAAGGTAATTTTCATGAGTGCCATATTCAATCAAAAGATAGTTATATTAAATCAAGAACGCACACAAAAGTGCTGCTGTTCTCttatttttgtttctttGTTTATACCTGGTATGTTAATATAGTGTGTGTGTATCCATTAAATTTTAGTAGCacgtattttatttattattttatattacaagGTTTAGGAGGTATATTCCTTGGGTTTTTTTCAGATATATATGgaagaaaaatatgtttaaatatatccttttttattttattaataatatttattctttcttttattacGGTGAAAACatctttctttttgttttatcaAAACATACCTTCAACGAATAATAATGAGAAGGGCCTggatttattcttttatactAATACACCTCATACACAAATAAATGCAtatcatgaaaaaaaaaaaaatatacataataataacaataataataataataacaataataataataataacaacaataataataataacaacaataataataataacaatggtgcttattttaattataaagatGTTTATACCTTTTTAATGAACTATAAACAAAACATAAAAGGaaatgatgaatatataaagagCGACAACAATATAAAGGATCAtcctaataataattatctttatattaatataaataatgatgaaaccaaagataatataagtgttgaaaataattatataaataatgatcatCTAGATGATACCAacaatttaattattaataataaaaagaaaaaaacaaataaaaagagCTACAACAAAATGGGATATTCATCAcacacaaataaaaataataatcctGATATTCAttatgatcataataataataataataataatgacaattcttatatttatacttatGAAGATgatcattttgtatatcatcccaataaacatataaactattatgaaatatattttaaaaacaaaaataacaacaataaaaataaaagtaaaaaacaaaaaaaaaaatattatcatgaCGACATTATGATGGAAGCAAATAACAATGAAAATTTGAATGACGAGAATTATATGGAAAGCCAAATATCACGAGAAGAGTTACATCAAACCATtttagatataataaaaaaaacattggAAGGTATTAACaagaaatttatattaacaaatgataatacgtttattaattttatgaatTTATGTAtagacaaaaatataaattataataataacaacaataataataataacaacaacaacaacaataataataataataataataataatcttatacatatgattaatgatatatataaactagaaaataataatatacctaTTCCTGAAAATTCACATATTTATAGAACACCTAATcataattcaaataatttaagaatgaaaaaaatacaaataattacttcgataattaataataatataagtagTATTCAagaaatatgtattaatgaaatgataaatatatatagaatctttaaaaaaatgaattgtttaaaaacaaatatagaatacacacataataataataataataataatgatgatgatgataatggtGAAGGTGATATATATGGTATTGAACGATGTTTAGAACTCATacataaagatataataaaacataataataatataaacaatcataattataacaacTATAATCAAGATAATAAACAAActtctttatattatcaaacTAATATGTCCTATGAAAAAATGTCATCACCACATTctgatgaagataataatatgaatgctaatcaaaaatatatattatatttttataaaattatattttatattattacatgtcTCAGTGGTTTATTCATTAAAGGAATTaacaatattttatgtttaattATTACAGAAAATATAAACGCGAAATATAAAACTAAAGCAGTCTCTCTCATATTCATCTTAGAAAGCTTatctttaattattattcgctctttattttattttaaccactttataaatatatttcttttatacaaaataaatttagCAGTatgcttttttttaaacctattaaatatttttatattaaataaatattgtgATAAGCTTAGCATACCAATTTtacaaatacaaaaaaaaattttacaaaatttttatacaaataataattggAAATCCATGGAATATTTCCATGCTGACATTTCACAAATCAGTTcctataaacaaaaaaatttaagtcaagaagaaaataaaaacagcAATATGTCTTTGCTCTTGAGCAGCATGGAAAATAAGAACATAACTTCGATGGATAAGGTCAATGATTCACatggatataaaaataaacaggACATACAAAATGATggtaataatcaaaataatcaaaataatcaaaataatcaaaataatcaaaataatcaaaataatcaaaataatcaaaataatcaaaataatcaaaataatcaaaataatcaaaataatcaaaataatgatagtcataataatcattacAATCATGAAAAAGATCTAAAATTAGATATAAATCATAGGCACAACTCAAACCAAAATAGTAACCCGGATTATAGTCACGATGATAATTACAGTGATTCAAGCGACGACGATGAAGACGATGATGATCAACAAAAAGAACAGAAAGATGAAAAACAAGAAGAAAACGAACCAAGAtataatttagaaaaaacaaaatcatacaagaaacaaaaaaaaagaaataaaaaaaaaaataaaaataaaaataaaaaaaaaaaaaaaaattcaagtGATGATTATATGAAAGACCTTTCCTTTGATGAACTTcttgaaaataattttcaaaaatcaaaaaaaaaaaatatgaatgaatctgaaaaaaaattatgcgCAAATACttgtataaattataatcatatattaaattgtaatattataaaagataGTGAAGAAGATTTATttatggaaaaaataaaagatagtAAAGAATTTATcgaatataaacaatatcttaaaaataataatatatttaaaatatatatcaaatggttatattatacattatatgcacataaatatttaattatatcattatgtatattaaatttCTTATTcaatttcttatatattagtttctttattatatataatatatttatatatgatataaagaGTTCTCAAAATTTCTATAAAATGAAtgattcatttattattttaaattctataatacttatattctatatatttttatatttctatttacatcgtattatattaaaaatattaaatttatttggaTATTTATTAATCACATTTGTATCCTTTtcacttatattatttttatattctacctcatattttcatatttcattatatgataatacatatattatttatactattATCTTCtatctatttttatttataccaAATGTAtctctatttttattttctataaatTACTTTCATACTATACATAAAGGACTCCTACTAGGtgtatttacatttataggAAACCTCGGATTCGTATCCTATACACTATTCAGATTTATTATACAAGAACAAAATATGACACTCTACAATCTAATATTCTCATGTGTTATCTGTATTATATCGtgcatatttattattctctTTATTCCACAAATCAACTCATGCATAGATTTTCATATTGTGGATCACTCTTATTTTAAtcatttcttattatatggATATAACAAAAAGAAGGTATCACCCCTCTTCACATCACTAACATTCCCATGCGAAATATCCCACACATAA
- a CDS encoding cytochrome c1 heme lyase, putative, with protein sequence MNEQKKENINIKNISNHNNSDGKEKSSIPSKNGSWYYPSQKQFYNTTKKKGYSFSQEDLNMALKIHNAVNEETWNKIMKKEQKYFDICKEQKLIKFVGYPTKLSIKAFMLTLIGYNKPFDRHEWYIDRCGNTIKYIIDYYDGKKEKNSAVSIYIDARPQLNHQNAIDNVKIIYIKICRFLNNLF encoded by the exons atgaatgaacaaaaaaaagaaaatataaatattaaaaatattagtaatcataataattcaGATGGAAAAGAAAAGTCTTCCATTCCGTCAAAAAATGGGAGTTGGTACTATCCATCCCAGAAACAATTTTATAacacaacaaaaaaaaaag GTTACTCCTTCTCTCAAGAAGATTTAAATATGGCCTTAAAAATTCACAATGCTGTCAATGAAGAAACATGgaataaaattatgaaaaaagaacaaaaatatttcGACATATGTaaagaacaaaaattaataaagttCGTAGGATATCCTACGAAACTATCTATTAAAGCTTTTATGTTAACACTCATAGGTTATAACAAACCTTTTGATAGACATGAGTGGTACATAGACAGATGTGGAAATACAAtcaa atatattattgatTACTATGAtgggaaaaaagaaaaaaattctgCAGTCTCAATTTATATTGATGCCAGACCACAACTCAATCATCAAAATGCAATAGATAatgttaaaattatttatataaagattTGTAGGTTTTTAAATaaccttttttaa